A segment of the Lolium perenne isolate Kyuss_39 chromosome 3, Kyuss_2.0, whole genome shotgun sequence genome:
AAAAGGACTTGTACTCTTGCCAGGTTTGCAATTGCCCTTAAGGCTTAAGCTTGATGTTTATGTAGTTACTACAGTTTTACTTTTAGCAAGCTAAGAAAACAGCTCTTAGATAGCATCTCACGTGATATATGGTAGTCCAGGTGGCTCTCATTTTTGGCATGATCTCGTGGACTCAATGACTTCTACTTGATCCACacaaaaaaaaatcaattttATTCAGGAAAAGCAGAATGACTTGAACCAATTCCTTTACATAATAATCTCCCAAGATTGAACGAATTAACTACAGTTTTCTCATGTGCGTTTGAGGTTACAGAGTTTCAAGTAAACAAAGAGTTCACAAATTGCTTGGAATACGAACAGAAAGTTAAGAATCAGTGCATTCTGTACCCGAAGAAGATGACAACGCCGATCCATAACATTGCCTAACAAAAAGAAAAGCAGATGAATTACACTGAGTTCTAATATACCTCCTTGACATAGTGCACACGAGGGATCAGAACCAGAGCTCACCAGAGGGTCTCATCGTAGCCGAGGCAGAGAAATCACCGCCGGTCTTTGCAGTGTCGAGCAGAGCACGTGATGACGGTTTCCCCATCCACAGAAGCAACAGCTACTCGGGGCTCGTCGGACAGATTGATGGTTCTAGATTGGTTAGTTCGAGATGTCTTGTCGGTGGGGGATTGGGTAGCGACTAGCGAGCATGGAGTCGATTTGGCGCGGAGAGGCGGGCTTCTGTCATTCTCATTGGTTTCTTAAGTAAGATGTTTGCATAATCTGAAATACAAGTGTTGTGAAACAGATTAAGAGTATGACCCAATTTCTGCATGCTTTTTCCTTCGGCAAACGTGGCGTTGATGTTAAAATGCATATACACCGAAATGTGCTTTACATGTGCAGACAACTGATATGACTTTGATGGTGGTTAACCTATGTTCGCCTTGATGTTTTACATCAGAAACAAGAGCAAGCAACTCGTTTGCTGCTGCCAACCTAACAAGATAACACGAAACCAATTATTTGGTATGTGGAGGGAGGTGAGGAACGGGCGAAACCGGATTAGATATTTGGAGGTTTGACATGGCACTAGGGCTGAGAAACTAGGGCAAGCCGAGCTAGGCCTACTACTATCATAAACTACTCTTGGAATCACATTCACATCTGAATCTGCCCACACAACATGCTAAAATTAGGATATCAGACAAGCCAAGCCAGGAATTTAGCTCTTTTCCAACTAATGGCAGCCAAAGCCAAGAAAACCACTTCTATTACCACCAAACCACGAGTAAGAAGCTATAACTGCAACAGCACAAAGCAGGAGTATGATCACTAGCAGCTGTACTGATCCATCGTTTCTAAGTTTGTCCACAATGTTACTAGGACAACTCGGCTGAAACTACAGCCTCCTACTGTATAAGATCTCCTAGATCGAGCAGCCAAATTAAGAGCATCTGGTTAAAGATCAAGGTACAGCCTGCTTCATCATACCCATTTCACAACCATAGCAGCAAGCAACCTAGCTTGATTTACACACAAACTTAACAAGGTCAACAAACAGAAGGCACGGACACATGCGTACCAGTAGCAGCTAGCTCAAGGAAACAAAACATGCCGGAGTACAAGAATATCACAGTGCAATGTCCGCCACTTTCCTGATACTCGCAGAATGTGCATTCATTAGGAAACCATAGCACACAGCAGGAATGCATATAAGGTCTCACTTCACAGCTGATAACATCACACACTAGCTATAGCCGCGACATATATTATTACACGGCCAAGAGAAGATTCACTTATGGTCTGAACGGCCATGGTGCACATACCTGACATGGGCAGCCCAGCCCGAACTTCCCGGGCCTGGGCCTAAAAACAATCGCCCGATGGCCGGGCCAGGCCAGGCCTAGTTTTTTAGCGTCGCGCTTTCCTCGGCCTTGCCCAGCCCGAAGGATGCCGAGGTACTTGTGCTGAGGAGGCAGCATGATTCAGATGCTTCGCGAGCTGCACGTCTATCTTGGAACTGAAGTAGACAAGGTCCATCTCTAGCAGGGCATGCACGCGGTCGGTTCCATATTTCGTGATATCGTGGTAGATGTACTCGGAGCGATCCGGATACACAATCTTTGTTGAGGAATCCACGCCATAGTAGCAGCGGGCTATTCACAAACAAAAACCAATCATGGTTCAGTAAGAGATAGAAAACACCTTCATAAACCAATCCAAATTTAGGTGCAGTGCATGCAAGCATGAGAAGACGTGGTACAAGCTGCAAGTATGAAGCAGATCGCATGACCCAAAGTACTAATCAAGTGCTATCAGGTACTAATTAGCCATGCGGCGGCCGAAAAGTAGCAGACTTACCCACATACGGGTAGGGTAGAGGGCAGCAGAAGTTTGGCTTTGGCTCACTTGAGGCCCAAAATTCGGCGAAGAATAGTGTCCTCTCAAGCTTCAAATCAGGAGTAGCCGTAAAGTTGACTTGGTAGTGCCTGCCAAATCTGGGGGGGCCTTCCGAGCTTTCCTCCACACAAAAGATAATATCAAGTTTATACTTTGGTCCCTGCAACAAGCAAGAGTTGGTCAAATGAAGGTAAGGCGAATATACGTAGCAGCTAATGGTTGAAAACAACTTTGATACCTACCCAGAAATGCTTCGACGTGTAATCCTTCAGCACCTGTTCAATCTGTGAACGGAACCACCTCCTATTCTCCTCATAGTCTGATCTCTTATTTGCCACCATCTTCAAAGCCTTCGCACAAAGTCTAGGAGCTGGCCCTAGTACCGGTACTGGATTAATGCATGTCCACAACACGGCCTCCAGAACAGGTGTCATCTCTTCAAGTAGCAACACAGTCTTACTAGTTTGAGCCCTAGTTATACAGGAGAGAAGCTTGTTTCGCTCATAAGGCATAAGCAGCAACCGCTGGTGCAGTTCACCCAGCTGAAGGGGCAGAGGGTGTTCAGCGACCGTGGCAGCTTCATGGAAGGGGTTTTTTTCAAGCCTCTCTGCCGATGATGATGATAACATGTCAACAATGTTGCATCTTGCAATGCAGAGTGTCTCCAGAGCACACGCCGGCACTAAGAACTGGGGGTCGACAAATTTGGCCAGCTCTGTAAGGCCCTTGAGGGAATAAACTTGTGAGGGAAGCAGCGCCACGGGGTCGAAGATGTCAATGTAGTTTTTCATCTTCCTTTGTTCAGAAAGTGGGAGAAAGGAGCCATGCATGTAGAACCAGATGGAGTTGACGATGATGTTGGAGACAGGGTCCATGGAGCCATAGCAGTGGCCGGCTATGAGGAAGCCGCGCATGAGGGAGCCGGAGGGTGTGGGCAGCAGCTTGAGAGCCTTGATGTAGAAGTTGTGAATCATACCATGGAGGTACATGTTGAGAGACTGCCGGTAATCGCAGTCATCGCCACACGGGGCCTTGAACAAAACTGACTGGCGAACTGCTTCATCCAGGcaatcttctagctcatcagacaGTTCAGACTGCACCGACCAGATGGGGCGGCTGTGAAAGCTGTAGGTGGTGCTGATGGTCCCTGCAGTAGGGATAGCTTCCGTTTCAGCCCCCATAACATCAAGGTTATGACCAACATGGAAAGCCAGTTTATCTATGGCATCATGGCTTATGCCGGTAACATAAAGCGGCCTCCTCACAATACGGCTGATTGCTTCAGCATCCTTAGCCATGATAGGAGGAGGAGTACCATCAGCTGAAAATTGCTTCTGTAGGAGGTCAAAGTCGGCATCTTTGAGCCGGATTGTCATGGCCTGAGCCAAAGTGGTGGGCGAAGGGTGGCCTGCCCTGGTGGCCGCCCACTTGAGGGCGGCAGACGCCCTTTCTGAGTCAGGGTCCAGTGGTTCTTCAACTTCAGCATACAGATCGTGTTGGATGAGCTTGAGGGCAAGGAGGAGATTGGCGTTGGCCCGGTAGATGTATCGGATGGCCTGTTCCTCAGTGAGCCATCCGAAGTATGCCATGAGGAAGCCCACGAGACTATAGTAGGACCTGCCTGCAAGCGAGTGCCAGGCGTAGACACCGCTATTGGATTTGGCTAAGGTTTTGCGCACTACTCTTTTGGACCTCCTACCGGCGGGTGGAGAGGAGGAAGCTGCagctgctgcggcggcggcggcgtcttcggGGAGGAGGGCGAGGGTGTTTATGATGATGTTGGAGACAGGGTCGAGGAGGCCGAGGCACAAGCCGCCGGCGGTAAGGCGGCCGACGAGGTCCGGCATGGTCTCGCAGGGCAGCCGATGGAAGGCCTCCTCGTAGAAGGGGACGATGAGGTCGTAGATGGCTTGGGGCAAATCCTGGTCGGGAAGAGGAGGTTCGACGTCGACGGTGGGCGCATCATCGCCGGCGCCTTGGGGGAGGCAGGTTGGGCTGTGTAAGCACGAAATAAGCCCCCTCCTCCGAAGAAGGGGAACAGAGCTGGAAGAAGCGGATCCAGACGGCGATCCTGACTGCGAGCAGAGCTTGCTTCTTTTGCGTGGCATGGGTCTGGTCTGGGATGGCCGGTGGCCGGTGGCGAGCAGCAAGCAAATCTTGCCCTTGCGGCGCGCGGGGGAGAGGAGATTAGGGTTTTGGCTGGCTTTCTCTTTCCGTTGCGGTTGGTTTTGACTCGAAATCgttaaaaaaaaaaatctgccttCCTGATGGTGCCCGACTGGTTAAGGATGGCATGCAGAGGACGCGTGCCCTGATCGTGCCCGACTCGGTTATGGAGCCAGCCGCCGACCGTTTGACAAAGTCCCGTACCAAGTACAGTACATCACGTGATTCCTAATTCGATTCGATCAACGCAGGTACTACGTACATAGTACTCCGTATATAAATAGAAGGGGTTGTCAAGTCCTCAACGATCGATCTGCACTTCTTTTCAGAACTCTTACCAAGCATTTGCGATGTCGATCTTGCTGAGGGCATCGACATGCACAGTGGAGTCGGAGCAGGGCGAGCACTTGTTCAAGATACTCGATCACAGCCTTCACAGGGGCATGGGCGTCGGCCACTACATCCAGTCGTCATGCTTCACTGTTGGCGGCCATGAGTGGTGCATCCGCTATTACCCGGACGGACGTGCTGGACCTACGGAAGATAACAAGGACGCCATAACACTCGTTCTGGAGCTGGTCGAAATGGACCCGAACAAAGAACGGGCGCGGGTATCCTGCACAATCAGCATCTTCGATTGGAGGACCAAGCGGTTCTCTTCGTTGGTGGCCTTCACGGAGAAATTTTCCAATTCAGACTGCCTTGTCTCGCGCACCATAGACAGGGCCACGGTGGAAGCATCGGACTATGTCGTTGACGATCGTCTCACTCTCAAATGCGCCATGACCGTCATCAAGGAGCCGTATGTTATGGAGGACCATATCGAGGTGCCACCGTCCGACATCACGGAGCAACTCGGGAAGCTGCTAGATGCAAAGGAGGGCGCAGATGTGACGTTCGAGGTCCAAGGAGAGGAACTCCCCGCCCACAAGCTCGTGCTAGCGATGCGGTCGCCGGTTTTCAAGGCTCTGCTCTACGGGCCGATGAAGGAGAAGGACTCAAACCGGGTCATCATTGATGATATGCAGCCTGCCATCTTCAAGGTTTTGCTCCACTTCATCTATACCGATTCGTTACCTCCCAAGATGGACGACGACTTGGAGGGAGACGATAAGAAAGAGGTGACAAGACACCTGCTTGTGGCTGCGGATCGTTATGCCATGGAAAGGCTGAAGCTTATGTGCGAAAACATCCTCTGCAAAGACCTCGATGCCGAATCTGTTGCAACTGTATTGGCTTTAGCCGATCAGCATAGTTGTTCCGGACTAAAAGATGCTTGCATTCGATTTATTGCTTCTTGTACTAAAATAGATGATGTGGTGGCAAGCAGAGGGTACATTCAGCTCAAGAGATCTTGTCCGGATAGTGTAATAGAAATGTGGGAAACAGCATGTAAACTCCGCAAAATCTAGAGTTACTACTTTGTCCATATCAATAGCTGATCTTAGTAGCTATTCGTCCTAGAAAGAGTACCTTATCCCCAATAATTCTTTGTGGCCTTCTCCTCTCATACATGTTTTTTCAGAAAACTGTAGTGCACATACATGTTTTATGGTATGGAACACAACCGATGAAGTTGATCTACGACTACGAGACAAGTAGGGCTGGTAGCGTTTTATCACACCCAACTGGTACGAATTTTTGGTCTGATGTCTAGGTTTTAGGATTACAATCTAGCTAGACAGAAACATGACTTCAA
Coding sequences within it:
- the LOC139837543 gene encoding uncharacterized protein, whose amino-acid sequence is MAYFGWLTEEQAIRYIYRANANLLLALKLIQHDLYAEVEEPLDPDSERASAALKWAATRAGHPSPTTLAQAMTIRLKDADFDLLQKQFSADGTPPPIMAKDAEAISRIVRRPLYVTGISHDAIDKLAFHVGHNLDVMGAETEAIPTAGTISTTYSFHSRPIWSVQSELSDELEDCLDEAVRQSVLFKAPCGDDCDYRQSLNMYLHGMIHNFYIKALKLLPTPSGSLMRGFLIAGHCYGSMDPVSNIIVNSIWFYMHGSFLPLSEQRKMKNYIDIFDPVALLPSQVYSLKGLTELAKFVDPQFLVPACALETLCIARCNIVDMLSSSSAERLEKNPFHEAATVAEHPLPLQLGELHQRLLLMPYERNKLLSCITRAQTSKTVLLLEEMTPVLEAVLWTCINPVPVLGPAPRLCAKALKMVANKRSDYEENRRWFRSQIEQVLKDYTSKHFWGPKYKLDIIFCVEESSEGPPRFGRHYQVNFTATPDLKLERTLFFAEFWASSEPKPNFCCPLPYPYVARCYYGVDSSTKIVYPDRSEYIYHDITKYGTDRVHALLEMDLVYFSSKIDVQLAKHLNHAASSAQVPRHPSGWARPRKARR
- the LOC139837936 gene encoding BTB/POZ and MATH domain-containing protein 2-like; amino-acid sequence: MSILLRASTCTVESEQGEHLFKILDHSLHRGMGVGHYIQSSCFTVGGHEWCIRYYPDGRAGPTEDNKDAITLVLELVEMDPNKERARVSCTISIFDWRTKRFSSLVAFTEKFSNSDCLVSRTIDRATVEASDYVVDDRLTLKCAMTVIKEPYVMEDHIEVPPSDITEQLGKLLDAKEGADVTFEVQGEELPAHKLVLAMRSPVFKALLYGPMKEKDSNRVIIDDMQPAIFKVLLHFIYTDSLPPKMDDDLEGDDKKEVTRHLLVAADRYAMERLKLMCENILCKDLDAESVATVLALADQHSCSGLKDACIRFIASCTKIDDVVASRGYIQLKRSCPDSVIEMWETACKLRKI